In one Brevibacillus composti genomic region, the following are encoded:
- a CDS encoding Rne/Rng family ribonuclease produces the protein MKRIGIGTADGQMRIALLEQSRLAEWRTRSESGEPRIGAIYLGKVARVVPGIQSAFLDIGTDEHAFLYVDEAAPPKQRGAEERSISHFVREGETLLVQVIKEATESKAPRLTTQISLQGRLLVYLPPEGNGAGAEPVSLSRKIRDPQKRAELQAVMLGLLADGEGVVVRTEAAEADREQLQQEWMFLRERWQQILLAARGKRTPGPVWQGDDVIESALRDFLSADVAEVVVEDAGLYQETRRLMQALFPESLAKLRWHREREPLFWQWGIREQLMAALHREVPLPGGGNLVIERTEALTVIDVNTGAFQGRGGQQREQAVTLANVEAAREIARQLRLRDIGGIVLIDFINMRESANRERVLQALRTSLADDPVPAAVIGMTPLGLVEVTRKRTGASLAERMTETCSCCAGSGRLLHSAVHFQHLREDLAAVVRTQEAEAALVELSRRLYEKWQSGQAPVEGWPLHLHVLPGEELAGDRYRILYAGRAEEAERLYLTRTKKP, from the coding sequence GTGAAAAGAATCGGCATCGGCACGGCAGACGGACAGATGCGCATCGCGCTGCTGGAGCAGTCGAGACTGGCAGAGTGGCGCACGCGATCAGAGAGCGGGGAACCGCGGATCGGCGCCATCTACCTGGGAAAGGTAGCGAGAGTGGTACCAGGCATTCAGTCGGCCTTTCTCGATATCGGTACGGATGAGCATGCCTTTCTCTACGTGGACGAGGCGGCACCGCCCAAGCAGCGGGGAGCGGAGGAGCGATCCATCAGCCATTTCGTGCGCGAAGGGGAAACGCTGCTCGTCCAGGTGATCAAAGAAGCGACGGAATCGAAGGCCCCCCGCCTCACGACGCAGATCAGCCTGCAAGGCCGCCTCTTGGTGTACCTGCCGCCGGAAGGAAACGGAGCGGGAGCAGAGCCGGTCTCCCTCTCCCGCAAAATCAGGGATCCGCAGAAACGGGCGGAATTGCAGGCGGTTATGCTCGGACTGCTGGCAGACGGGGAAGGCGTCGTGGTCCGCACGGAGGCCGCAGAGGCAGACAGAGAGCAGCTCCAACAGGAATGGATGTTTTTGCGCGAGCGCTGGCAGCAGATTCTGCTTGCCGCCCGTGGAAAAAGAACGCCCGGTCCCGTGTGGCAGGGGGATGATGTGATCGAGTCTGCCTTGCGCGACTTTTTGTCGGCTGATGTGGCGGAAGTAGTCGTGGAGGATGCCGGTTTGTACCAAGAGACACGCCGGCTGATGCAAGCATTGTTTCCGGAATCGCTGGCAAAGCTCCGTTGGCACCGGGAGCGGGAGCCGTTGTTTTGGCAATGGGGGATACGCGAACAGCTGATGGCCGCCCTCCATCGCGAGGTGCCCCTGCCCGGCGGCGGCAATCTTGTGATCGAGCGGACAGAGGCGCTGACCGTCATCGATGTGAACACGGGAGCTTTTCAGGGGAGAGGGGGGCAGCAGCGGGAACAGGCTGTCACCCTGGCCAATGTGGAGGCTGCCCGGGAGATCGCGCGGCAGCTGCGCCTGCGGGACATCGGCGGCATCGTGCTGATTGATTTTATCAATATGCGCGAGTCTGCCAATCGCGAGCGTGTGCTGCAGGCCTTGCGCACGTCACTGGCTGACGATCCGGTTCCTGCCGCAGTGATCGGAATGACGCCGCTCGGTCTGGTCGAAGTGACGCGAAAGCGCACCGGAGCCAGTCTGGCCGAGCGGATGACAGAGACCTGTTCCTGCTGTGCAGGGAGCGGTCGGCTCTTGCACAGCGCCGTACATTTTCAGCATCTGCGGGAAGATTTGGCTGCTGTGGTGCGCACGCAGGAGGCGGAAGCCGCATTAGTCGAGCTGTCCCGGCGGCTGTATGAAAAGTGGCAGAGCGGACAAGCCCCGGTGGAAGGATGGCCGCTCCACTTGCATGTGCTGCCGGGCGAAGAACTGGCAGGTGACCGGTATCGGATCCTCTACGCCGGACGTGCGGAAGAGGCCGAACGGCTGTACCTCACTCGAACAAAAAAACCTTGA
- the rodA gene encoding rod shape-determining protein RodA, whose amino-acid sequence MDLEKRHLKLIDWPILLILVGLCVYSYLGISGSAKGIDGAMKQVLWYGIGFFVLAVSLLFDYRVYYSLAYVFYAIGIILLIGVFQTTPINNTTSWYNLGPVLFQPAEPMKLFTILAAARLLAKQAENPNRFYYFYQLLPVVLLVAVPLLLILVQPDLGSALVFSAILATMLIVGGIRMRHFLYIVTLVGSFFGTMALLYQYKEDIFFKIIKPYQWDRIVFWLNPDLEAMGKGFQLKQSLIAIGSGQLFGKGINTPTQASFGWVPVGESDFIFTVIAEKLGFIGGGLLMILFFFLIYRMIRIAMEVKDPFGSYVVAGVVGMFTFQVFENIGMTIQLMPITGIPLPFISYGGSSLLTNFLIVGVVLNIGMRKDSLRFD is encoded by the coding sequence ATGGACCTGGAAAAACGACATTTGAAGCTGATTGACTGGCCGATTCTCTTGATTCTGGTGGGGCTTTGCGTATACAGCTACCTCGGGATTAGCGGTTCGGCCAAAGGGATCGACGGGGCCATGAAACAAGTGCTGTGGTACGGGATTGGCTTTTTTGTGCTGGCTGTATCCCTGTTGTTTGATTACCGGGTGTACTACTCGCTGGCCTATGTATTTTACGCCATCGGCATTATCCTCTTAATCGGTGTGTTTCAGACGACGCCGATCAACAATACGACCAGCTGGTACAATCTCGGGCCGGTCCTGTTTCAGCCTGCCGAGCCGATGAAGCTGTTTACGATATTGGCGGCAGCCCGGCTCCTCGCCAAGCAGGCGGAGAATCCCAATCGTTTTTATTACTTCTATCAGTTGCTGCCCGTCGTATTGCTCGTGGCCGTGCCGCTTCTGTTGATTTTGGTTCAGCCTGACCTCGGCAGCGCGCTGGTGTTCAGCGCCATCCTGGCGACGATGCTGATCGTCGGCGGCATCCGGATGAGGCATTTTCTCTACATTGTGACGCTGGTCGGCAGCTTTTTCGGCACCATGGCCTTGTTGTATCAATACAAGGAAGACATCTTTTTCAAGATTATCAAGCCTTACCAATGGGACCGCATCGTCTTCTGGCTCAATCCGGATCTGGAAGCGATGGGAAAAGGGTTCCAGCTCAAGCAGTCCCTGATCGCGATCGGCTCCGGACAGCTGTTTGGCAAAGGGATCAATACACCGACGCAGGCGAGCTTTGGCTGGGTGCCGGTAGGGGAAAGCGACTTTATCTTTACCGTGATCGCGGAAAAGCTGGGCTTCATCGGCGGCGGCCTCTTGATGATCCTGTTCTTTTTCCTCATCTACCGGATGATCCGGATCGCCATGGAGGTAAAGGATCCCTTTGGCTCCTATGTCGTGGCCGGCGTCGTCGGCATGTTTACCTTTCAGGTTTTTGAAAACATCGGCATGACCATCCAGCTGATGCCCATCACGGGAATTCCCTTGCCGTTTATCAGTTACGGGGGCAGTTCGCTGCTCACCAATTTCCTGATTGTGGGCGTCGTTTTAAACATCGGGATGAGAAAAGACAGCCTTCGTTTCGACTAA
- a CDS encoding cold-shock protein: protein MQQGIVKWFNAEKGYGFIQVEGGDDVFVHYSAIQSEGFKTLEEGQKVEFEIVQGSRGPQAANVAKL from the coding sequence ATGCAACAAGGTATCGTGAAATGGTTCAATGCGGAGAAAGGATACGGCTTCATCCAAGTTGAAGGTGGAGACGACGTATTCGTACACTACAGCGCAATCCAGTCTGAGGGTTTCAAAACTCTCGAAGAAGGACAAAAAGTAGAATTCGAAATCGTTCAAGGTAGCCGTGGTCCTCAAGCTGCCAACGTTGCAAAACTGTAA
- a CDS encoding M50 family metallopeptidase, with protein MNDGRLFGIRIRIHLLFWGVIGLSLLMGMFTEVITLFIIVCIHEMGHVAVARELGWTVTEVQLLPFGGVATIEEAYAADPMDEIVVALAGPFMNIVMMAFSWACWSAGFWTEEWALFFLKSNLIIAGFNLLPIWPLDGGRIIQAILCWYLPYRKAAISSLAASTMLAALMFGIAGLSLHMNVAVVAAYLLAINIQATLRFPYQFIRFLMEKYVRMADEQAVRALTVSPTATVIEVSHLLCRGYTHLVYVRGAGMLPEDELLQAVLFEQKQDTPVSKLLKL; from the coding sequence TTGAATGACGGACGTCTCTTCGGGATCCGCATCCGCATCCACCTGCTCTTCTGGGGCGTGATCGGCCTCTCGCTCCTGATGGGGATGTTCACCGAGGTCATCACGCTGTTCATCATCGTCTGCATCCATGAGATGGGGCATGTAGCCGTTGCCCGAGAGCTGGGATGGACGGTAACGGAGGTACAGCTCCTGCCTTTTGGCGGGGTAGCTACGATCGAGGAGGCGTATGCCGCAGATCCGATGGATGAAATCGTGGTGGCGCTCGCCGGTCCCTTTATGAATATCGTCATGATGGCCTTCTCTTGGGCCTGCTGGAGTGCGGGCTTCTGGACCGAGGAGTGGGCGCTGTTCTTTCTCAAAAGCAATCTCATTATCGCAGGATTTAACCTCTTGCCGATCTGGCCGCTGGATGGGGGGCGTATCATACAAGCGATCTTATGCTGGTATCTCCCTTATCGAAAAGCGGCTATTTCTTCGCTCGCGGCCAGTACCATGCTGGCGGCCCTGATGTTCGGGATAGCGGGCCTCTCCCTGCACATGAATGTAGCTGTGGTGGCGGCTTATCTTCTCGCGATCAACATCCAGGCAACTCTGCGCTTTCCCTATCAATTTATCCGCTTCCTCATGGAGAAATATGTGCGTATGGCAGACGAACAGGCGGTCCGCGCATTGACGGTTTCCCCGACCGCGACCGTCATCGAGGTGTCCCATCTGCTGTGCAGGGGATACACCCACCTGGTTTATGTCAGGGGAGCGGGGATGCTGCCTGAGGATGAATTGCTGCAAGCGGTGCTGTTTGAGCAAAAGCAAGATACACCGGTAAGTAAGTTGCTGAAGCTGTGA
- a CDS encoding Spo0B domain-containing protein, whose translation MIDERKLFTQQTDELLTVLNRQRHDWLNHLQVLLGYLRLGRPEEGEAYLKRVSELAMQESMLARLNCSMLSVFFLTFNALHKDMILEVDVCNHVDLARTALDQETLFRTIAGTVCAVYQRLEQNQYEPASMQLFLLGGEREMRVRFDLAGKIRASGAADLEKLVRDGMASTVTVAEWIHTDEEWILELVIPVVEG comes from the coding sequence ATGATAGACGAGCGAAAGCTGTTTACGCAGCAAACGGACGAACTGCTGACCGTACTGAATCGGCAGCGTCATGACTGGTTAAACCATCTGCAGGTGCTCCTTGGCTATCTTCGTCTGGGACGCCCGGAGGAGGGAGAGGCCTACCTGAAGCGCGTGTCTGAACTGGCGATGCAGGAAAGCATGCTGGCCCGATTGAACTGCTCGATGCTATCCGTCTTCTTTTTAACTTTCAACGCGCTGCACAAGGACATGATCCTGGAAGTAGACGTATGCAATCACGTCGATCTTGCACGGACAGCGCTGGATCAGGAAACCTTGTTTCGCACCATAGCAGGTACGGTTTGCGCGGTTTATCAGCGTCTGGAACAGAATCAGTATGAACCGGCCAGCATGCAGCTTTTCCTTCTGGGCGGAGAGCGGGAGATGCGCGTCCGATTTGATCTGGCGGGCAAAATTCGTGCATCCGGAGCGGCTGATCTGGAAAAACTGGTACGTGACGGTATGGCGAGCACGGTGACTGTCGCCGAGTGGATACATACAGATGAGGAATGGATACTGGAATTGGTGATTCCGGTTGTCGAAGGATAG
- a CDS encoding ribosomal-processing cysteine protease Prp, whose amino-acid sequence MIEVIVNRAPYGIKEVCISGHANAAAYGSDIVCSAVSAISFGTLNAIHPLLGIVPQVSQAQQGGGFLRWSIPSLEDTELHEKQQLLAESMVISLLAVAEQYGSYVAVQDDKWQGGAS is encoded by the coding sequence ATGATTGAAGTGATCGTGAATCGAGCGCCGTACGGAATCAAAGAGGTGTGCATTTCCGGACATGCCAATGCGGCAGCCTACGGATCAGACATTGTCTGCTCTGCGGTGTCTGCGATCAGTTTTGGCACTTTGAATGCAATTCACCCTCTGCTCGGCATCGTTCCGCAGGTCTCGCAGGCCCAGCAGGGCGGCGGGTTTCTCCGCTGGAGCATTCCATCCCTGGAGGATACGGAGCTCCACGAGAAACAGCAATTGCTGGCCGAGAGCATGGTGATATCTTTGCTCGCGGTTGCTGAGCAGTACGGATCATACGTTGCGGTACAAGATGATAAATGGCAAGGAGGTGCCTCATGA
- the minC gene encoding septum site-determining protein MinC, which translates to MVSVEVKQVTTVKSKVTIKGTKEGLVFFMDDACTFDELLADLREKIEHSHQQILSGPLIRVSLKLGKRYCSAEQQEQLTQIIRQKGNLVIHTIESDVITKEEAFAERLKSTFSTQVVTVRSGQVLEFEGDLLILGDVNPGGTVRATGSIFVLGNLRGYAHAGIKGDTQVIIAAAAMSPTQLRIAEVISKPGEEWTQESGGTEFAYLEDGTMLVAKMNYLPRIRPELGVRKQEI; encoded by the coding sequence ATGGTATCGGTCGAGGTGAAACAGGTGACGACTGTGAAAAGCAAGGTCACAATCAAGGGCACAAAAGAGGGTCTCGTTTTTTTCATGGATGATGCCTGTACCTTTGATGAACTGCTGGCCGATTTGCGAGAAAAAATAGAGCATAGCCATCAACAAATATTGTCAGGACCCCTGATTCGCGTGTCTTTGAAATTGGGGAAACGATACTGCTCCGCAGAACAACAGGAACAGCTGACCCAAATCATTCGGCAAAAGGGAAACCTGGTGATCCATACGATTGAGTCTGATGTGATCACGAAGGAAGAAGCCTTTGCCGAGCGCCTCAAATCTACTTTTTCAACACAGGTGGTTACGGTTCGCTCTGGTCAGGTACTGGAGTTTGAAGGCGACCTGCTGATCCTTGGGGACGTCAATCCCGGCGGCACTGTGCGCGCGACGGGCAGCATCTTCGTCCTCGGCAATCTGCGCGGATACGCACATGCGGGCATCAAAGGCGATACGCAGGTGATCATTGCCGCTGCGGCCATGTCGCCGACGCAGCTGCGCATCGCGGAGGTTATCAGCAAGCCGGGGGAAGAGTGGACACAGGAATCCGGAGGCACGGAGTTCGCCTATTTGGAAGACGGCACCATGCTCGTAGCCAAAATGAACTACTTGCCGCGGATCCGGCCGGAATTGGGTGTACGCAAACAAGAGATATAG
- the minD gene encoding septum site-determining protein MinD yields MGIGIVVTSGKGGVGKTTTSANLGTALALLGQKVCMVDTDIGLRNLDVVMGLENRIIYDLVDVAEGACRLQQALIKDKRFENLSLLPAAQTKDKTAVHPEQMEEIVTQLKREFDYVIIDCPAGIEQGFRNAVAGADQAIVVTTPEKAAVRDADRIIGLLEREKMGMPKLVINRVRPHMVKNGDMLDVEDILDLLAIDLIGVVPDDDHVIKAANQGEPAVMNHESRASISYRNIARRLLGESVPLQPLDEKAGVLQKVRKFFGFK; encoded by the coding sequence GTGGGTATTGGAATTGTCGTAACATCAGGAAAAGGCGGCGTGGGAAAGACGACCACCTCCGCCAATCTGGGAACGGCTCTTGCACTTCTGGGCCAAAAGGTTTGCATGGTGGATACCGATATCGGCCTGCGCAATCTGGACGTCGTGATGGGTCTGGAGAACCGCATAATATACGATCTGGTAGATGTTGCCGAAGGTGCCTGCCGCCTGCAACAGGCCTTGATCAAGGACAAGCGTTTTGAAAATCTCTCCCTCTTGCCGGCTGCGCAGACCAAAGACAAGACAGCTGTGCACCCGGAACAGATGGAAGAGATCGTGACGCAGCTAAAGCGTGAATTTGACTATGTCATCATCGACTGTCCGGCGGGAATCGAGCAAGGCTTTCGCAATGCGGTGGCCGGCGCGGACCAGGCGATCGTGGTGACGACCCCGGAGAAAGCGGCTGTCCGCGATGCCGACCGCATCATCGGACTGTTGGAGCGGGAAAAAATGGGGATGCCCAAGCTGGTGATCAACCGCGTGCGCCCGCATATGGTAAAAAACGGGGACATGCTGGACGTCGAAGACATTTTGGATCTGCTTGCCATTGACTTGATCGGCGTCGTCCCGGATGATGATCATGTGATCAAGGCCGCCAACCAGGGAGAGCCGGCGGTGATGAACCACGAGTCGCGCGCGTCCATATCCTACCGCAATATTGCCCGCCGCCTGTTGGGGGAATCGGTCCCTCTCCAGCCGCTCGATGAAAAAGCGGGTGTTCTGCAGAAGGTGCGCAAGTTTTTTGGATTTAAATAA
- the rpmA gene encoding 50S ribosomal protein L27 yields the protein MLFTVDLQFFASKKGVGSTKNGRDSIAKRLGVKRGDGQFVKAGNILVRQRGTKIYPGENVMKGGDDTLFATADGVVRFKRLGRDRKQVVIEPVAVQA from the coding sequence ATGCTCTTTACTGTGGATCTTCAGTTCTTCGCCTCCAAAAAAGGGGTAGGTTCCACGAAGAACGGTCGCGATTCCATCGCCAAGCGTCTTGGCGTTAAGCGCGGCGACGGTCAATTCGTAAAAGCCGGTAACATCCTCGTTCGCCAACGCGGTACGAAAATCTACCCAGGTGAAAACGTGATGAAAGGCGGAGACGACACTCTGTTTGCAACTGCAGACGGTGTTGTTCGCTTCAAGCGTCTGGGCCGCGATCGCAAACAAGTGGTGATCGAGCCGGTCGCTGTACAAGCGTAA
- the obgE gene encoding GTPase ObgE, which produces MFVDQAKVYVKGGDGGNGAVSFRREKYVPLGGPAGGDGGRGGDVIFVVDEGLRTLVDFKYQRHFKAPRGEHGRNKAQHGAGAEDLIVRVPPGTTVVDDDTGEVIADLVEHGQRAVIAKGGRGGRGNMRFSTPANPAPHISENGEPGQERYITLELKVMADVGLVGYPSVGKSTLLSSVTAAKPKIADYHFTTLTPNLGVVDLGERSFVIADLPGLIEGAHEGVGLGHQFLRHVERTRLIVHVIDMAAVDGRDPYEDFVQINKELRLYNMRLEERHQIVAANKMDLPEAQENLKRFKEKLPDIKVYEISAATRQGLQELMYAIADLLETIPDKLTVEEVAEAEERVVFRAEKEPEPFFITREDDTFIVSGEKIEKLVRMTNLNSYDSVQRFARMMRSMGVDDALRRHGARDKDTVRIGDFEFEFVE; this is translated from the coding sequence ATGTTTGTCGATCAAGCGAAAGTGTACGTGAAAGGAGGAGACGGAGGAAACGGAGCCGTCTCTTTCCGGAGAGAAAAATACGTGCCGCTGGGTGGTCCTGCCGGCGGTGACGGCGGCCGCGGCGGGGACGTCATCTTCGTCGTGGACGAAGGTCTGCGCACGCTGGTAGATTTTAAATACCAGCGCCACTTCAAGGCGCCGCGCGGCGAGCACGGACGGAACAAGGCACAGCACGGGGCAGGTGCAGAGGATCTGATCGTCCGGGTTCCCCCGGGCACGACCGTGGTAGACGATGATACGGGGGAAGTGATCGCCGATTTGGTGGAGCATGGCCAGCGGGCCGTGATTGCCAAAGGCGGCCGCGGCGGTCGCGGAAACATGCGCTTCTCGACGCCGGCCAATCCGGCCCCGCATATTTCCGAAAACGGCGAGCCGGGCCAGGAGCGATACATCACGCTGGAGCTGAAAGTCATGGCGGATGTGGGCCTGGTCGGTTACCCCAGCGTGGGGAAATCGACGCTGCTCTCTTCCGTGACGGCAGCCAAGCCAAAGATTGCCGACTACCACTTTACCACACTCACGCCCAATTTGGGTGTGGTGGACTTGGGAGAGCGCAGCTTTGTCATCGCCGACCTCCCGGGTTTGATCGAGGGAGCTCATGAGGGCGTGGGGCTGGGACATCAGTTCCTGCGTCACGTCGAGCGCACGCGCCTGATCGTCCACGTGATCGACATGGCTGCTGTGGACGGACGAGACCCTTATGAGGACTTTGTGCAGATCAACAAGGAATTGAGACTGTACAATATGCGCTTGGAAGAGCGTCATCAGATCGTGGCTGCCAACAAGATGGATTTGCCCGAAGCCCAGGAAAACCTGAAGCGCTTCAAGGAAAAGCTGCCGGACATCAAGGTCTACGAGATCTCCGCGGCGACCAGGCAGGGTCTGCAGGAATTGATGTACGCCATCGCGGACCTGCTGGAAACCATCCCGGACAAGCTCACGGTGGAAGAAGTGGCGGAAGCAGAAGAGCGGGTCGTATTTCGCGCGGAAAAAGAACCCGAACCGTTCTTTATCACGCGAGAGGATGACACGTTTATCGTCAGTGGAGAAAAGATCGAAAAACTGGTGCGCATGACCAACCTGAACAGCTATGATTCGGTTCAGCGCTTTGCGCGCATGATGCGCAGTATGGGAGTTGACGACGCCTTGCGCCGGCATGGCGCCAGGGATAAGGATACCGTTCGGATTGGCGACTTTGAGTTTGAATTTGTGGAGTGA
- a CDS encoding M23 family metallopeptidase has product MFDEVNRVRERRRERMERIRTQTRDSLAPFVDDWKDPVDTDPDPFSGSFSDSHPFSSRHNRNGLNPSPTQEKWSMQIAASLLLIGFAYVLFNSSLLPASWKNQAREVMTRDFNFSGAAEWYEARFGSLPTLLPSLSGTKAVPAAAPKTGEVWMWPATWRVVKPYDPKSTKVVLSTEGDGSVTMGETGWVTYVGDKPGYGQTVVVRLTKGREIWFGNLEQVHVSEDDFLEPGQVIGISRGANEQARHLYLGMLVQEKPVDPLEVISFE; this is encoded by the coding sequence ATGTTTGATGAAGTCAACCGAGTCAGGGAGAGAAGGAGGGAGCGGATGGAGCGGATTCGCACCCAGACGAGGGACAGTCTGGCTCCGTTTGTGGATGACTGGAAGGACCCGGTCGATACGGATCCCGATCCCTTTTCCGGTTCGTTCAGCGATTCCCACCCGTTCTCTTCCCGCCATAACCGAAACGGTCTGAATCCGTCCCCCACGCAGGAAAAATGGAGCATGCAGATCGCGGCTTCCCTGCTCTTAATCGGCTTTGCGTATGTGCTATTCAACTCCTCTTTGCTGCCTGCCTCCTGGAAAAACCAAGCGCGTGAAGTGATGACGCGCGATTTTAACTTTTCCGGTGCGGCCGAGTGGTATGAGGCGAGGTTTGGCTCGCTGCCGACGCTGTTGCCGTCGCTCTCGGGGACCAAAGCCGTCCCGGCAGCCGCGCCGAAGACAGGGGAGGTCTGGATGTGGCCAGCGACGTGGAGAGTCGTAAAACCATATGACCCCAAAAGCACCAAGGTGGTGCTCAGCACCGAAGGAGACGGCTCTGTGACGATGGGCGAGACAGGCTGGGTCACCTATGTGGGCGATAAGCCAGGCTATGGCCAGACCGTCGTCGTCCGTTTGACCAAGGGAAGGGAAATCTGGTTTGGCAATCTGGAGCAAGTCCATGTCAGCGAGGATGATTTTCTCGAGCCTGGGCAGGTCATCGGGATCTCCCGCGGGGCCAATGAACAGGCGCGTCACCTGTACCTGGGCATGCTTGTGCAGGAGAAGCCGGTTGACCCACTGGAAGTGATCTCCTTTGAATGA
- the rplU gene encoding 50S ribosomal protein L21, producing the protein MYAIIETGGKQYKVEEGAVLFIEKLPATEGDTVTFDKVLFVSKDGKVTAGAPTVAGATVTGKVEKHGKGQKIIVFKYKSKKNYRRKQGHRQPFTKVVIEKINA; encoded by the coding sequence ATGTACGCTATTATCGAAACCGGTGGAAAACAGTACAAAGTAGAAGAGGGAGCGGTTCTCTTCATCGAGAAGCTGCCTGCTACTGAAGGTGACACAGTTACTTTCGACAAAGTTCTCTTTGTAAGCAAAGACGGCAAGGTTACAGCAGGAGCTCCTACTGTAGCTGGCGCAACGGTAACGGGTAAAGTAGAAAAACACGGTAAAGGCCAAAAAATTATCGTGTTCAAATACAAATCCAAGAAAAACTACCGTCGCAAGCAAGGTCACCGTCAACCGTTCACTAAAGTTGTGATCGAAAAGATCAACGCTTAA